Proteins encoded by one window of Anopheles maculipalpis chromosome 2RL, idAnoMacuDA_375_x, whole genome shotgun sequence:
- the LOC126567378 gene encoding SET and MYND domain-containing protein 4-like, producing MEPEGPPELVASKSCRNDKKLVAFILEQRMKLIESCSPTITFYSNVKNNMHALWFYNYCEYYITHYSSSWPNTTKLKMYLLVQLNLLIAYSTPGSKQLTEGYLKRARIAYASEEDFYCLYNILHAKEVNTTHFATDASAQTLFDRARMRRNGVAHPTPYKYRMFENHLSQVECKESIQHGRYLYARRSLPTGSTALREMPYVSVLMNDFWVRCHHCLNYAPFVLIPCQSCSLAMFCSVTCRTRACEEYHSMECAIMPILIGQCTPIEFLALRLTIRVYKMFPITSDALVAYIRGLSDDVRAHDYSAPDAKANYRKIYRLATNRRHLSKQTLTYDGLRAVSLAKMFVREHKLPTSFEEILAELTVRHLHILRVNALVLHCSKEDNSKEEYNSTSEPYALVLLTTGSMFNHSCNANVEYHLSRDGEIVFVTNTYIPKGSQMYIDYRINPLDSRYVFECYCHQCASKRVLSQLSFVSEYKGVF from the exons ATGGAACCAGAAGGCCCACCCGAACTCGTAGCATCCAAAAGTTGCCGTAACGATAAGAAGCTGGTGGCGTTCATACTTGAGCAGCGAATGAAATTGATTGAATCTTGCTCGCCAACCATCACGTTTTATAGTAACGTTAAGAATAACATGCATGCATTGTGGTTCTACAATTACTGCGAGTACTACATTACTCACTATTCTTCGAGTTGGCCAAACACCACCAAACTGAAAATGTATCTACTTGTGCAGCTGAACCTATTGATCGCCTACAGCACACCCGGTTCTAAGCAACTCACGGAAGGATACTTGAAGCGAGCTCGAATCGCATACGCCAGCGAGGAAGACTTCTACTGCCTGTATAACATTTTACATGCAAAAGAAGTCAATACGACCCATTTCGCAACCGATGCCTCCGCACAGACTTTATTCGATAGAGCTCGTATGCGAAGAAATGGAGTTGCTCATCCGACCCCTTATAAATACCGCATGTTTGAGAATCACTTAAGCCAAGTGGAGTGCAAAGAATCAATTCAGCATGGCCGTTATCTATATGCTCGCCGCAGCCTGCCAACAGGAAGTACGGCTCTACGCGAGATGCCATACGTGAGTGTGCTCATGAATGACTTTTGGGTGCGATGTCACCATTGTCTGAACTACGCACCATTCGTTCTCATTCCGTGCCAATCCTGCTCGTTGGCAATGTTCTGTTCTGTGACCTGCCGTACCCGTGCCTGCGAGGAATATCATTCAATGGAGTGTGCCATAATGCCAATCCTAATTGGACAGTGTACGCCCATTGAGTTTCTCGCTCTGCGCCTTACAATCCGTGTCTATAAAATGTTTCCCATAACGTCGGATGCACTCGTTGCGTACATTCGAGGACTATCTGACGACGTCAGAGCACATGATTACAGTGCACCTGATGCGAAGGCAAATTATCGGAAGATCTACAGATTGGCTACCAACCGGCGTCATTTGTCCAAACAAACCCTGACCTATGACGGACTGAGAGCAGTCTCACTGGCTAAGATGTTCGTGCGTGAACATAAGCTACCGACCAGCTTTGAAGAAATTCTAGCCGAGCTAACTGTACGCCATTTGCACATCCTTCGTGTCAACGCTTTGGTTCTGCATTGCTCCAAGGAAGACAATTCAAAAGAAGAGTACAATTCGACATCGGAGCCATACGCACTAGTTCTGCTCACGACAGGCAGCATGTTCAACCACTCATGCAACGCAAACGTAGAATATCATCTGTCGCGGGACGGTGAAATTGTATTTGTAACTAATACTTACATTCCAAAAGGCTCGCAGATGTACATCGACTATCG CATTAATCCCTTGGATAGCAGATATGTCTTTGAATGCTACTGTCATCAGTGTGCAAGCAAACGTGTGCTAAGTCAACTATCATTTGTGTCGGAATACAAGGGAGTGTTTTGA